Proteins from a genomic interval of Scatophagus argus isolate fScaArg1 chromosome 6, fScaArg1.pri, whole genome shotgun sequence:
- the scly gene encoding selenocysteine lyase, which yields MAKQSDGIASIKRHAFTDHTFEPHSEMNPNRIYMDYNATTPLEPEVIQAVSEALRDAWGNPSSTYIAGAKAKALINQSRDNVARMVGGKAEDIIFTSGGTEANNLVLHTAIEHFRRNCGAAEQVDGHQNGTNSLPHIITSNVEHDSVKLVAEHLQKDGKADVTFVPVSKVTARVEVEDIIAAVRPNTCLISIMLANNETGVIMPVQEICQRIKSLNKQHDRLRILLHTDAAQALGKIRVDVCELGVDYLTIVGHKFYGPRIGALYTNSPGTRTPLYPMLFGGGQERNFRPGTENTPMIAGLGKAAEMVASNLSDYESHMRSTKLYLEERLKAIFEDKIHFNSHYPGSDILPNTCNVSILGPTLQGWRVLSNCTRLLASVGAACHSDSGNRPSHILLSCGVPSEVAANALRLSVGRGTTKADVDAVVEDLRETVHLLEEMD from the exons ATGGCCAAACAGTCCGATGGCATCGCGTCGATAAAACGTCACGCCTTCACGGACCATACCTTTGAACCTCATTCAGAAATGAATCCAAACAG GATCTACATGGACTACAATGCCACAACTCCTCTGGAACCAGAAGTGATCCAGGCTGTTTCTGAAGCGCTCCGGGATGCCTGGGGCAACCCGAGTAGCACTTACATAGCAG GTGCTAAAGCCAAGGCATTGATTAATCAGTCCAGAGACAATGTGGCGAGAATGGTTGGAGGTAAAGCAGAAgacatcattttcacatcagGTGGAACAGAG GCCAATAACTTGGTGCTCCACACTGCCATAGAGCATTTCAGGAGAAACTGCGGGGCTGCAGAACAAGTTGACGGGCACCAGAATGGAACCAACAGCCTTCCTCACATCATCACCTCTAATGTGGAACATGACTCTGTCAAACTTGTAGCTGAGCACCTACAGAAAGATGGCAAAGCAG aTGTCACATTTGTGCCTGTATCTAAGGTAACAGCCCgtgtggaggtggaggacatCATTGCTGCAGTGCGTCCCAACACATGTCTCATCTCTATAATGCTGGCCAACAATGAGACAGGAGTCATCATG CCTGTCCAAGAGATCTGCCAGAGGATTAAATCTCTCAACAAGCAGCATGATCGGCTCAGGATCTTGCTCCACACTGATGCTGCTCAGGCTCTGGGGAAAATCCGAGTAGATGTCTGTGAACTGGGAGTGGATTACCTCACCATAGTGGGGCACAAG TTCTATGGCCCTCGGATTGGTGCTTTGTATACGAACAGCCCTGGGACGAGAACACCGTTATATCCGATGTTGtttggaggaggacaggagagaaatTTCAGACCAGG cacagaaaataCACCAATGATCGCAGGTTTGGGAAAG GCTGCAGAAATGGTGGCCTCTAACTTGTCTGATTATGAGAGTCATATGCGAAGTACCAAACTTTACTTGGAAGAACGACTGAAG GCCATCTTTGAAGACAAGATCCACTTCAACAGCCACTATCCAGGCTCCGATATCCTGCCTAACACATGTAACGTGTCCATCCTTGGCCCAACTTTACAAG GCTGGAGGGTATTGTCCAACTGTACGAGGCTGCTGGCCAGCGTCGGTGCCGCCTGCCACTCAGACAGTGGAAACAG GCCTTCCCATATCCTTCTGAGCTGCGGCGTACCCTCAGAGGTGGCAGCTAATGCCTTAAGGCTGAGCGTGGGCAGGGGGACCACCAAAGCAGATGTGGATGCAGTCGTGGAGGACCTGAGGGAAACTGTGCATCTGCTGGAAGAAATGGACTGA
- the LOC124060829 gene encoding espin-like protein, which produces MVLHRAIQAARAGDLATLRDLASSGHLASAITDAQGAGPVHHAARCGRLECLQFLVSELGLPADARALNRATPAHDAAATGNIRELQWLADQGGCNIEDMDAAGATALHLAARFGCVEVIKWLLSVGGVAKVETNCGAVPAHYSAASGDLTCLKLLIQQAPGCVNHQTVIGATPLYLACQEGHLHVAEYLVNECGADVHLRAHDGMTCLHAAAHMGHQAVVLWLVTCTEVGLSCQDRDGATALHFAASRGHYCILEKLLEMGSKVIKDYWGGTPLHDAAENGELKCCEILLANQASPTDQDIDGFTPADLAEYNGHCECARYLRAMEKNTACADKPIEVTAPVEEEVTVKPAVLLQSSRDDYYGCLSDTCRDAYSSNTTMDSLKQPESEECPQARYPQPPSAPPLPSASPTPTQPDKTAVSKIEQVQIATSVIKGFSQTKATGSEITVPAEKTMLPNANLLADRKRLGDMKSIKSLKQSGLSGVFTGQANKMVVLPTEEANLSDIDYLVPTHDERGRPIAEWKRQVMVRQLQARLLDEEDQRRKENGNRYAKVSWRYSQAHNAILGPSGELLTEDDLIYLEQQIANVSMQRNCEGYELELARLAEELRHILPAPIVNITVNTQFRNFSSQVPLPVWCGRISGIVKSMSLLMTNLTDQPYCKMPNTDLITVFSQAPDRQNSTRGRRERIEDEIHQFGVSVRTLKSNFETQNSPLLDEPPEAVMLSSSTQLEATESDKEPKILSPAPETDQNSDSGIDYDENVADVLETTSLRKERIVVLFLGHWKKSAYTVTLKSKDVAERKMSGGNPEMADSSASGGRGSVESTQSNIMNSSLGHFFKQRSAVNKMLGNWRNMISSVPSRQIRRLHRQQALYSPEQFLPRLDGVPVEYDNLTLDLFMLGYFHILELELPVDERKMRHLLCFEVFDHVGSFPWELVRDFHKAVIQDIEAGNREWKDGFEDIKVKFFGNTVSQSESTVELIKHSLPEVRQVPKVIVQTPTPDEGVLHCGTDISSFSNEEICKYIDRSFAFWKEKEAEIFDFE; this is translated from the exons ATGGTGCTTCATCGGGCCATCCAGGCGGCTCGAGCCGGGGATCTTGCAACCCTGAGGGACCTAGCATCTTCCGGCCACCTCGCATCTGCCATCACTGATGCCCAAGGTGCTGGCCCAGTGCACCACGCAGCGAGGTGTGGACGCCTGGAGTGCCTGCAGTTCCTGGTGAGCGAGTTGGGGCTGCCAGCTGATGCCCGGGCCTTGAACAGGGCAACGCCAGCACATGATGCAGCAGCTACTGGCAACATCCGGGAGCTGCAATGGCTCGCGGACCAAGGAGGCTGCAACATTGAG GATATGGATGCTGCTGGTGCCACTGCGCTCCACCTCGCAGCCCGGTTCGGTTGTGTGGAAGTCATCAAGTGGCTGCTTTCTGTTGGAGGAGTGGCAAAGGTAGAAACGAACTGTGGAGCTGTACCTGCTCACTACTCTGCAGCCAGTGGAGACCTCACCTGTTTAAAACTGCTCATTCAGCAGGCACCTGG GTGTGTGAACCACCAGACAGTCATCGGTGCTACCCCGCTCTATCTGGCCTGCCAGGAAGGGCACCTGCATGTTGCAGAGTATCTCGTAAACGAATGCGGGGCTGACGTCCACCTGAGGGCCCATGATGGCATGACCTGCCTGCATGCTGCAGCTCACATGGGCCACCAAGCTGTAGTGCTGTGGCTG GTGACGTGTACTGAGGTCGGCCTGTCCTGCCAGGACAGAGATGGAGCAACTGCTCTGCACTTTGCTGCCAGCAGAGGGCACTATTGCATCTTGGAGAAGCTGCTTGAAATGGGTTCAAAGGTCATCAAGGATTACTGGGGAGGGACCCCACTTCATGATGCTGCGGAGAATGGAGAGCTGAAG TGCTGTGAAATCCTGTTGGCCAATCAGGCAAGCCCCACAGACCAAGATATTGATGGCTTCACACCTGCAGACTTGGCAGAGTACAATGGACACTGTGAATGTGCCAGATATCTCCGTGCCATGGAGAAAAAT ACAGCCTGTGCAGATAAGCCCATCGAGGTAACCGCtccagtggaggaggaagtgacgGTGAAGCCGGCGGTGTTGTTGCAGAGCAGCAGGGACGACTACTACGGCTGCCTGAGTGACACATGCAGGGACGCGTACAGCAGTAACACAACCATGGATAGTTTAAAG CAACCTGAGAGTGAGGAGTGCCCCCAGGCGAGATACCCTCAGCCCCCCTCTGCACCTCCTTTACCTTCTGCTTCACCCACGCCCACACAGCCAGATAAAACAGCTGTCAGCAAAATAGAGCAGGTTCAAATCGCAACATCCG TTATCAAAGGTTTCAGTCAGACCAAAGCCACTGGGAGTGAGATAACTGTCCCTGCTGAAAAGACAATGTTGCCTAATGCAAACCTCCTGGCTGACAGAAAACGTCTTGGCGACATGAAGTCCATTAAATCGTTGAAACAGTCAGGATTATCAGGAGTCTTCACTGGGCAAGCA AACAAGATGGTGGTCCTGCCCACTGAGGAGGCCAACCTGTCGGACATCGACTACCTGGTGCCCACTCACGATGAGAGAGGCCGGCCCATTGCTGAGTGGAAGAGGCAAGTCATGGTGAGACAGCTGCAGGCCAGGCTGCTGGATGAGGAGGATCAGAGGAGGAAG GAAAATGGGAACAGATATGCCAAAGTCAGCTGGAGGTACTCCCAAGCCCACAATGCCATCCTGGGGCCCTCTGGTGAGCTGCTGACTGAGGATGACCTCATCTATCTGGAGCAGCAGATTGCCAACGTCTCCATGCAGAGGAACTGTGAAGGCTACGAGCTGGAGCTGGCTCGTCTAGCTGAGGAGCTCAGGCACATCCTGCCAGCCCCCATCGTGAACATCACCGTCAACACACAATTCAGAAACTTCTCGAGTCAAGTTCCTCTGCCTGTATGGTGCGGCCGCATCTCGGGCATTGTAAAGAGCATGTCTCTGCTCATGACCAACCTGACTGACCAGCCCTACTGCAAGATGCCCAACACTGACCTGATCACTGTGTTCTCTCAGgctccagacagacagaactcaACCAGAGGTCGCAGGGAGAGGATAGAGGATGAAATCCACCAGTTCGGCGTGTCTGTGAGGACCCTGAAATCTAATTTTGAGACACAGAACTCACCTTTGTTAGATGAGCCACCGGAAGCTGTCATgttaagttcttccacacaGCTTGAGGCCACAGAGTCGGACAAAGAACCTAAAATCTTGAGTCCAGCGCCAGAAACAGACCAGAACAGTGACTCTGGCATTGACtatgatgaaaatgttgcagATGTTCTAGAGACAACCAGCCTTAGAAAGGAGCGCATAGTTGTACTGTTCTTAGGCCACTGGAAGAAATCTGCCTacactgtgacactgaaaaGCAAGGATGtagcagagaggaagatgagtgGCGGAAACCCCGAAATGGCCGACTCATCTGCGTCAGGAGGCAGGGGCAGTGTGGAGAGCACCCAGTCGAATATAATGAACAGTTCTCTGGGACATTTCTTCAAGCAGAGGAGTGCTGTGAACAAGATGCTGGGAAACTGGAGAAACATGATTTCCAGTGTCCCATCCAGACAGATACGCAG GCTCCACCGGCAGCAAGCCCTCTACTCCCCAGAGCAGTTCCTGCCTCGTCTGGATGGCGTGCCGGTTGAGTACGACAACCTGACCTTGGATCTCTTCATGCTGGGGTACTTTCACATCCTGGAGTTGGAGCTGCCTGTGGACGAACGCAAAATGAGGCACCTGCTGTGCTTTGAGGTGTTCGACCACGTGGGGAGCTTCCCCTGGGAGCTGGTTAGGGATTTCCATAAGGCTGTCATACAGGACATCGAGGCTGGGAACCGCGAGTGGAAGGACGGCTTTGAGGACATTAAAGTGAAGTTCTTTGGAAACACTGTAAGTCAGTCTGAAAGCACTGTAGAATTGATAAAACACAGCCTCCCAGAAGTTAGACAGGTCCCTAAAGTCATTGTGCAGACGCCCACACCTGATGAGGGGGTGCTCCACTGTGGAACTGACATCTCCAGTTTTAGCAATGAAGAAATTTGTAAATACATAGACCGTAGTTTCGCTTtttggaaagagaaggaggcagagatttttgattttgagtaG